DNA from Pelodiscus sinensis isolate JC-2024 chromosome 1, ASM4963464v1, whole genome shotgun sequence:
CCGTCAAGAAAAGGCTTCAGCaggacaaaacagacttggcaattattcctggtggaatgaccaAAATGTTGTAGCCGCTTGATGTGGCAGTTAACAAGCCAATGAAAGATGCACCACGCAGAAAATGGAACACCTGGTTGTTGGAAAGTTAACATTCATTTACTGCAGGTGGACATACGCGAACAGTGACGCTGCAAGATGTTACCCAGTGGATAGTGGATATCTGGCTTGAACTTGATCCCTCTATCATAAGGAAGGgatttctgaaatgcagcatctctaatgCTATAGATGACAGCAAGGATGATGCCCTATGGATGGATCCGAGCGATGATGAATCGGCTGACAATGAATTACCAGTATGCGAAGATGACAATGATTTGTATTACCTGGATGAATATGTCAAGGGCTATATCCCGGAAGATATTGCTCATCTGTTCGAGGAAGAGTCTAACAAAAGCGAATTTGAGGGCTTCAAAGATGAGTAGATCAATTAACATATTTGCTTGTTTGCGTTGCagtgttgatttcatttgttGAACTTACCTTTTTGAAACTATGTATATAGTTGCTTATCGatgctaataaaaatcaacttaaccTCTGGTGTCCAGCGATTAATTAACTGCCACGGAACCGCcaaataaaaacttaaaaaaaaacccctcctatGGATAATGTGCATCCCGACTTTGACActaaaaaaacgggaaaaaaaTGCGCATTATACTTGCGATTTTACGGTAGATGTCCCTTTCAAGATGACAGACCTATTAGTGCTCCAGATTAGCAGCATCATAGATACAATGTCAGTATGAATGCTCATTGATACGCTAACAATGCCTGCCCATGCCAACCCCTCTCATGTTGACTAGTATCTTAGTTTGTGCTTAGTCCTTTTGTCATCTGAGTTCTGTTCCTGCCTCTCCCGTTGCCCAGAAGTGTGACTTTGAGCTAGTGTTACAATCTCTCAAGTCATTTAACTCTGTGAAATCAGCAGGACAAGGTACTATATAGTCCTACTACAGGTCTTTTGGCCCTTCTGTGTTTGGGCTAGAATTAGGCATAGTAGCTCCACTAGGTTTGATACTGAATGTTATGGTTTATTTTATGTGGTTAGTTGCCCAATAGGATCTCAGTTCTGCACCTATAGAAATGGAATGGACTTTTTGCTTGTCCTGGTTGCTCTAGGACTGCTGTGTATTATTAACCCTATCACGTTGTCCTGGGATGTCTGCAACACCAGGCAGAGTGGGCTCATGCTGCAGTATCCACTGTAGAGAGCTGTTGAGAAGCCTGGGGCCTCTGGGTATCCCCTCCCCTTGCGCTCTGGGAGCACGtctacactaacactatttcgaaataggatgCGTGCCTACTCAGCAAgcctgtttattttgaaataattttgaagtaacaggcttcttattccagaacgggtaactctcatttcacaaggaataatgcttattttgaaataagaggcctccagggcttctcacagctgccctgctggccactggccacactcgtcagaactctatagttcccctccccctgcaggccttaaagctgcagccacagggggatCTGCTTACggcacaatgcaggccctgctaGCCCTTTGCCTCACATCCGCAGCCTtcactgcttttgctgctgccaTGAGTGACCCCTGAGCTCCAACCAAGCCCTCCACAGCTGCAAATGAgccggcagccagctcccaagcccctgcttGGGGAGAAAAAGAAGAAGGCCTTTttctggtctagtgtggagatcctggatctcattgaggtctggggagaggaggcaaacctccaagatctctgcaccaaatgcaggaatgtggacatttacgGCTGGATGGCTGACATACTGGGCCAGAAGGGACACAtgcgcacccaggggcaggtgcGCAAGAAGGTGAAGGAGCTACGGCAGGCCCATACCAAGGCCAGGAAACGCAGTGCTCAGGGGCAGCACCCcatacctgcccctattttgaccaGCTCCACCAGAGCCTGGGAGTGGTGTCAGTCCCCCACGTCACTCCTCCCTGGGCTGGAGACGCCTGTTGTCAGCTTCCCAGAGAGCGTGGctgaggaggaggtgcaggaggagaaAAAGGAGGACGAGGAGGCCAGCACCAACACCATGCCAGCCAGCCAGAAGGTCATCCAGGCACTTGAACCAGTATCGCCGGGCCCAGGATATTGCCCAGGGATCAGACGAAtctggggaaggcccatcaggtgagttccattacgtTCCCTAGACATAcacggggggaggcagtgggcagCGAGGGGCTGCTGTGCACTTCTCACccggccttctcagcctggggatcacacaacagcctgtgcacatggagtgccagtccagagcacaGAGCCGCAATGAGGCTGCCACTCTTGCACTTGCACTCAACCTGGCACTCTTGCTCATggggttcctgcacaggcctgccttactcccaaccCCATGGTGGGATATCATCTCACCACTAAGGAGGATGGAGTCAGGGACATGCAGCTGTGCCGCACACGGCTATGCCTGCACTCTTGGGGCAGCATCCAGTCCCAGGCAAGCGTGGTGAGGCAGAGAACACCAGtcccctgccaggggagcctgcCAGCAGGGGGAACAAATAGAGGATACCCCAGTAGCACCCTCCCCTGCAAGCAGCATCTGCTGCTCAAACTCACCTCCCTAACagcctccccgcctcctccagaaGGTAGGGATAgcagtcctctccctgtgggatgccaccactgctggacccagcgtgtgaatggcatggagggaagccaagctgcccaatcacccccctcctgcctgcaggctcccgGCCTGTCCAGCACATTCCCATGCCTGCTTTGTCCCTGGAGTGAAAAGGTAGTGAGGTTCCCCTTCAACCCCAAACAACTGTGCCCCTCAGATGGCCTTGCTCGCAGCACATCATCTTCATCTGACCCAAGACCTTTCAGTGTCGGCTGAGAGATTAggactaggcttcatgcacagtgtctcctgggatgactgcccttctctttgttcttcccagctggaccagctgcgagtGGGGCGCGAGCTACAtctcctgcacctgcctcctgaCCGCATGAGATCTGCGGGTGCTGCCAACCCTGCGAGGTTGGAGCGGGAGCACATAGCCTGCCTCTGTTTCCTACAGCGGGCTCTTGAGCGGCAGGACTGGAGATTGGATGCAGACCTGAAGGAGCTCcgtgctgactgggagctgtaCTGCTCCATCTGTCAGGAACTGTCCCAGGAGGCCCAGAGCATGTGCACGGCATACAGCGCCGCCACCAACCACTTGGTCGCCACAATTGAGTTGTCCAGcagccttccccctgcacccgctctttCCCAAGTCCCCCTCTACACTTGTTCTTGCTCCTACAGCTTCTTCCTtagtccccaccccacccaatgGCCACCAAGGGCCCCACACAAAAGTCAGTGGGGCCAGCTGAGGCAGGCTCCAGTTCTaatcccatccctgagccccacctcccccttctacctcctccccctcctaggttcttttcccagtccctccccagttatatttaccccaaataaaaatTACAGAGAGTTTATTGcttcaaaacaaaaaatcttgtttattttattggagggggaggggaagaaaaaaggcAGACTGAGGCACTGCAGAGGCcctttgtggggaggcccaggagagagtctcacaggtggcctttgctgaaactctccctcaggtcCTCTTGGATGCGCACAGCCCCCtcatgggcctgccagatggcagctgtatgCAGCTGCTGAAAGGCCTTTGCAACCTTCTCAGCCTCTGGCCCcaaccctggcaggaatgtctagcctttatttttgcaaatattgtggaggacacagcaggccaccaccacttgGGGGGCATTCCGCTCGCTgaggttgaggcgggtgaggagatAGCGGAACCTCCTTTTGAGATGTCCAAATGTGCCCTCCGCAACAGTGCGGGCCCTGTTGAGCGTGGCGTCAAAGCGTTCCTTGCTTTGGTCAAGGTGTCCTATgtaaggcttcataagccaggggagcagaaggtaggctgcgtcccccatGATCTACATGGGCGTGTCCACGTCCCCACGGTGTGGTCAGGGGGCAAAAGTACCAGTGTGCATCTTCTCGTAGgggctggagttgtggaagacACAG
Protein-coding regions in this window:
- the LOC112545371 gene encoding uncharacterized protein LOC112545371; translated protein: MSRQPAPKPLLGEKKKKAFFWSSVEILDLIEVWGEEANLQDLCTKCRNVDIYGWMADILGQKGHMRTQGQVRKKVKELRQAHTKARKRSAQGQHPIPAPILTSSTRAWEWCQSPTSLLPGLETPVVSFPESVAEEEVQEEKKEDEEASTNTMPASQKVIQALEPVSPGPGYCPGIRRIWGRPISWTSCEWGASYISCTCLLTA